One Streptomyces sp. R28 DNA window includes the following coding sequences:
- a CDS encoding carbohydrate ABC transporter permease, with protein MTTTAPDISKSTKPAKAKRGGGVMGNTGLYIATGIAALLFLVPFYLIVRNALMTDPEITGENWKWFPTSIQWSNITEPFDDVTVDFAQALWNSVVVAVLHTAGILLICSMAGYGLARIPYKHANKVFYAVLVTLMVPTAVTFVPSFVLVSSLGWVDSYRGLIIPGLFSGFTCFLFRQYFLGFPKELEEAARVDGLGYWGAYWRVVVPNSLNFFAAIATITFINGWNAFLWPLVIGQDPSAWTVQVALSSYMTNQTVNYHLIFMATAISILPLVFVFLFLQRWLVQGIAQTGIKG; from the coding sequence GTGACCACCACAGCACCCGACATCAGCAAGTCGACGAAGCCGGCCAAGGCCAAGCGCGGCGGCGGCGTCATGGGCAACACCGGTCTGTACATCGCGACCGGCATCGCGGCCCTCCTCTTCCTGGTCCCGTTCTATCTGATCGTCCGCAACGCGCTGATGACGGACCCGGAGATCACGGGCGAGAACTGGAAGTGGTTCCCCACTTCCATCCAGTGGAGCAACATCACCGAGCCGTTCGACGACGTCACCGTCGACTTCGCGCAGGCCCTGTGGAACTCCGTGGTCGTCGCCGTCCTCCACACGGCGGGCATCCTGCTGATCTGCTCGATGGCCGGATACGGCCTCGCCCGCATCCCGTACAAGCACGCCAACAAGGTGTTCTACGCCGTTCTGGTGACCCTGATGGTTCCCACGGCCGTCACCTTCGTGCCGAGCTTCGTGCTCGTCTCGTCCCTCGGCTGGGTGGACAGTTACCGAGGTCTCATCATTCCGGGCCTGTTCAGTGGTTTCACCTGCTTCCTCTTCCGGCAGTACTTCCTCGGGTTCCCGAAAGAACTGGAGGAGGCGGCGCGCGTGGACGGGCTCGGCTACTGGGGCGCGTACTGGCGTGTCGTCGTGCCGAACTCGCTGAACTTCTTCGCGGCGATCGCCACGATCACCTTCATCAACGGCTGGAACGCCTTCTTGTGGCCGCTGGTCATCGGCCAGGACCCGAGTGCCTGGACGGTTCAGGTCGCGCTGTCGTCGTACATGACGAACCAGACCGTCAACTACCACCTGATCTTCATGGCCACGGCCATTTCCATCCTGCCCCTGGTGTTCGTGTTCCTCTTCCTCCAGCGCTGGCTGGTCCAGGGGATCGCGCAGACCGGCATCAAGGGCTGA
- a CDS encoding carbohydrate ABC transporter permease, translated as MSTTTTRGVAENPAPAKVSKGRPRRGLRANSTFNFWLFTGPFLIGLVIFVFVPIGWSIYLSFFEARFTVTPSEFVGFENYKQILTDTNFRNSLVTFTVFAAFIVPATWALSLGLALLVNRLRFMRAFFRSVFFLPTAVSYVAAALIWKMSIFNGVRFGLMNTVIGWFGIDNIAWLANPDPPWYWLVIVTVRLWLQSGFYMILFLAALQNIPQELYEAAALDGAKPGWQTFRHITLPQLRATSTAVILLLLVAAYQAFDEFWNLLPKATWGQPPLVELYKVALGQNQNYGAGSAGAVVLTLLICVVTLLQGKIMGFGRGEESK; from the coding sequence ATGTCGACCACCACCACACGCGGGGTCGCCGAGAACCCCGCCCCGGCCAAGGTCTCCAAGGGCCGGCCGCGGCGGGGCCTCAGGGCGAACAGCACCTTCAACTTCTGGCTCTTCACCGGTCCGTTCCTGATCGGCCTGGTGATCTTCGTCTTCGTGCCCATCGGCTGGAGCATCTATCTCAGCTTCTTCGAGGCACGCTTCACGGTCACGCCGAGCGAGTTCGTCGGCTTCGAGAACTACAAGCAGATCCTGACGGACACGAACTTCAGGAACTCCCTCGTCACCTTCACCGTGTTCGCCGCGTTCATCGTGCCGGCCACCTGGGCCCTCTCGCTGGGCCTGGCGCTGCTGGTGAACCGGCTGCGGTTCATGCGGGCGTTCTTCCGGTCGGTGTTCTTCCTGCCCACCGCGGTCAGTTATGTCGCCGCCGCGCTGATCTGGAAGATGTCCATCTTCAACGGCGTCCGCTTCGGCCTGATGAACACGGTCATCGGCTGGTTCGGCATCGACAACATCGCCTGGCTGGCCAACCCCGATCCGCCCTGGTACTGGCTGGTCATCGTGACCGTCCGGCTGTGGCTCCAGTCGGGCTTCTACATGATCCTGTTCCTCGCTGCGCTCCAGAACATCCCGCAGGAGCTGTACGAGGCGGCCGCCCTCGACGGCGCCAAGCCGGGCTGGCAGACCTTCCGGCACATCACGCTGCCGCAGCTGCGGGCGACCTCCACCGCGGTGATCCTGCTGCTGCTCGTGGCCGCCTACCAGGCCTTCGACGAGTTCTGGAACCTGCTCCCCAAGGCCACCTGGGGCCAGCCCCCGCTGGTCGAGTTGTACAAGGTGGCCCTCGGCCAGAACCAGAACTACGGCGCGGGCAGCGCGGGCGCGGTCGTGCTGACCCTGCTCATCTGCGTCGTGACGCTGCTCCAGGGCAAGATCATGGGCTTCGGAAGGGGTGAGGAGTCCAAGTGA